The proteins below are encoded in one region of Syngnathus acus chromosome 2, fSynAcu1.2, whole genome shotgun sequence:
- the dvl1a gene encoding segment polarity protein dishevelled homolog DVL-1 isoform X3, whose amino-acid sequence MAETKIIYHIDEEETPYLVKLAVSPDKVTLADFKNVLSNRPVHSYKFFFKSMDQDFGVVKEEISDDNAKLPCFNGRVVSWLVLAESAHSDGGSQCTESNPELLPPPLERTGGIGDSRPPSFHANAVSSRDGADPETGTESLLSHRRERERERARRRARESQLPRINGHTKSERAARDSAAAYDSPSVESSELESSSFVDSEDDQDASRLSSSTEHSSSSQLMRRHKLRRRRHKVAKMDRSSSFSSITDSTMSLNIITVTLNMEKYNFLGISIVGQSNDRGDGGIYIGSIMKGGAVAADGRIEPGDMLLQVNDVNFENMSNDDAVRILREIVSKTGPISLTVAKCWDPSPRSYFTIPRAEPVRPIDPAAWISHTTALTGPYPHYGNELTGHRRIIAERTFGSFCPCCLRRFAIFAEFDDLPLSTSKTDMATVVKIMQLADSGLEIRDRMWLKITIANAVIGADVVDWLYSRVEGFKDRRDARKYASSLLKHGYLRHTVNKITFSEQCYYTFGDLCQNMASLNLNEGSGSGGSEQDASAALPPAGNPWPMGGQPFPCPPFPSAPPCFPPGYSDPCHSFHSGSAGSQHSED is encoded by the exons ATGGCGGAGACCAAAATCATTTATCACATCGACGAGGAGGAGACTCCCTATCTGGTCAAATTGGCGGTTTCTCCGGACAAAGTCACCTTAGCCGATTTCAAAAATGTGCTCAGCAACCGACCCGTGCACAGCTACAAATTCTTCTTCAAATCGATGGACCAGGATTTCGG GGTCGTCAAAGAGGAGATTTCCGACGACAACGCCAAGCTGCCTTGCTTCAACGGCAGGGTGGTGTCCTGG TTGGTGCTGGCGGAGAGCGCTCACTCTGATGGAGGATCCCAGTGCACAGAGAGCAACCCGGAGCTGCTGCCGCCTCCTCTGGAAAGAACTGGCGGCATCGGTGACTCCCGGCCCCCTTCCTTCCA TGCCAACGCGGTGAGCAGTCGCGACGGCGCCGATCCCGAGACGGGCACCGAGTCCCTCCTCAGTCACCGGCGTGAGCGGGAAAGGGAGCGCGCGCGGAGGAGAGCTCGGGAAAGCCAGC TCCCTCGCATCAACGGCCACACCAAATCGGAGCGCGCGGCCAGGGACTCGGCCGCGGCTTACGACAGCCCCTCGGTGGAGAGCAGCGAGCTGGAGTCCAGCTCCTTCGTCGACAGCGAGGATGACCAAGACGCCAGCAG gCTCAGCAGCTCCACAGAGCACAGTAGCTCCTCGCAGCTGATGCGCAGGCACAAGCTCCGCCGGCGCAGGCACAAAGTGGCCAAAATGGACCGG TCTTCATCGTTCAGCAGCATCACCGACTCCACCATGAGCCTCAACATTATCACCGTCACGCTCAACatgg AGAAGTACAACTTTCTGGGCATCAGCATCGTGGGTCAGAGTAACGACCGAGGCGACGGCGGCATCTACATCGGCTCCATCATGAAGGGAGGAGCCGTGGCCGCCGACGGCAGGATCGAACCCGGCGACATGCTCCTGCAG GTGAATGACGTCAACTTTGAGAATATGAGCAACGACGACGCCGTGCGGATTCTGAGAGAGATTGTTTCCAAAACCGG TCCAATCAGTCTAACTGTTGCCAAATGTTGGGACCCCTCCCCTCGAAGCTACTTCACCATCCCTCGAG CTGAGCCGGTGAGACCCATCGACCCCGCTGCCTGGATTTCGCACACCACTGCCCTGACGGGACCGTATCCCCACTATGGTAACGAGTTAACGGGCCACCGTCGCATCATCGCAGAGCGCACGTTTGGATCGTTTTGTCCTTGTTGTCTTCGTCGTTTTGCCATCTTTGCAGAGTTTGACGACTTGCCTCTATCGACGAGTAAAACCGACATGGCCACCGTCGTCAAGATTATGCAGTTGGCAGACTCTGGCCTGGAGATCCGGGACAGAATGTGGCTAAAGATCACCATTGCCAATGCTGTCATTG GCGCTGACGTGGTGGACTGGCTCTACTCCCGAGTGGAAGGCTTCAAAGACCGGCGGGATGCCAGGAAGTACGCCAGCAGTCTGCTCAAACACGGCTACCTGAGACATACCGTCAACAAGATCACCTTCTCGGAACAGTGCTACTACACCTTCGGGGACCTCTGCCAAA ACATGGCCTCGCTCAATTTGAACGAGGGCTCCGGCAGCGGCGGCTCCGAGCAGGACGCTTCGGCCGCGCTCCCCCCCGCCGGCAACCCCTGGCCCATGGGGGGGCAGCCCTTCCCCTGCCCGCCCTTCCCCTCCGCGCCGCCCTGCTTCCCGCCCGGATACTCGGACCCGTGCCACAGCTTCCACAGCGGGAGCGCGGGCAGCCAGCACAGCGAGG ACTGA
- the dvl1a gene encoding segment polarity protein dishevelled homolog DVL-1 isoform X1: MAETKIIYHIDEEETPYLVKLAVSPDKVTLADFKNVLSNRPVHSYKFFFKSMDQDFGVVKEEISDDNAKLPCFNGRVVSWLVLAESAHSDGGSQCTESNPELLPPPLERTGGIGDSRPPSFHANAVSSRDGADPETGTESLLSHRRERERERARRRARESQLPRINGHTKSERAARDSAAAYDSPSVESSELESSSFVDSEDDQDASRLSSSTEHSSSSQLMRRHKLRRRRHKVAKMDRSSSFSSITDSTMSLNIITVTLNMEKYNFLGISIVGQSNDRGDGGIYIGSIMKGGAVAADGRIEPGDMLLQVNDVNFENMSNDDAVRILREIVSKTGPISLTVAKCWDPSPRSYFTIPRAEPVRPIDPAAWISHTTALTGPYPHYGNELTGHRRIIAERTFGSFCPCCLRRFAIFAEFDDLPLSTSKTDMATVVKIMQLADSGLEIRDRMWLKITIANAVIGADVVDWLYSRVEGFKDRRDARKYASSLLKHGYLRHTVNKITFSEQCYYTFGDLCQNMASLNLNEGSGSGGSEQDASAALPPAGNPWPMGGQPFPCPPFPSAPPCFPPGYSDPCHSFHSGSAGSQHSEGSRSSGSNPGAGKEKAHKSACGASEAGGRRGSQMSHHSRARSSGSRSHGSRPAAAAPSPFPCARSEPSQASSRGPLGLPPPYCLARLAPKVAPPGRELSSFPPELTASRQSLQHAMGNPCEFFVDIM; the protein is encoded by the exons ATGGCGGAGACCAAAATCATTTATCACATCGACGAGGAGGAGACTCCCTATCTGGTCAAATTGGCGGTTTCTCCGGACAAAGTCACCTTAGCCGATTTCAAAAATGTGCTCAGCAACCGACCCGTGCACAGCTACAAATTCTTCTTCAAATCGATGGACCAGGATTTCGG GGTCGTCAAAGAGGAGATTTCCGACGACAACGCCAAGCTGCCTTGCTTCAACGGCAGGGTGGTGTCCTGG TTGGTGCTGGCGGAGAGCGCTCACTCTGATGGAGGATCCCAGTGCACAGAGAGCAACCCGGAGCTGCTGCCGCCTCCTCTGGAAAGAACTGGCGGCATCGGTGACTCCCGGCCCCCTTCCTTCCA TGCCAACGCGGTGAGCAGTCGCGACGGCGCCGATCCCGAGACGGGCACCGAGTCCCTCCTCAGTCACCGGCGTGAGCGGGAAAGGGAGCGCGCGCGGAGGAGAGCTCGGGAAAGCCAGC TCCCTCGCATCAACGGCCACACCAAATCGGAGCGCGCGGCCAGGGACTCGGCCGCGGCTTACGACAGCCCCTCGGTGGAGAGCAGCGAGCTGGAGTCCAGCTCCTTCGTCGACAGCGAGGATGACCAAGACGCCAGCAG gCTCAGCAGCTCCACAGAGCACAGTAGCTCCTCGCAGCTGATGCGCAGGCACAAGCTCCGCCGGCGCAGGCACAAAGTGGCCAAAATGGACCGG TCTTCATCGTTCAGCAGCATCACCGACTCCACCATGAGCCTCAACATTATCACCGTCACGCTCAACatgg AGAAGTACAACTTTCTGGGCATCAGCATCGTGGGTCAGAGTAACGACCGAGGCGACGGCGGCATCTACATCGGCTCCATCATGAAGGGAGGAGCCGTGGCCGCCGACGGCAGGATCGAACCCGGCGACATGCTCCTGCAG GTGAATGACGTCAACTTTGAGAATATGAGCAACGACGACGCCGTGCGGATTCTGAGAGAGATTGTTTCCAAAACCGG TCCAATCAGTCTAACTGTTGCCAAATGTTGGGACCCCTCCCCTCGAAGCTACTTCACCATCCCTCGAG CTGAGCCGGTGAGACCCATCGACCCCGCTGCCTGGATTTCGCACACCACTGCCCTGACGGGACCGTATCCCCACTATGGTAACGAGTTAACGGGCCACCGTCGCATCATCGCAGAGCGCACGTTTGGATCGTTTTGTCCTTGTTGTCTTCGTCGTTTTGCCATCTTTGCAGAGTTTGACGACTTGCCTCTATCGACGAGTAAAACCGACATGGCCACCGTCGTCAAGATTATGCAGTTGGCAGACTCTGGCCTGGAGATCCGGGACAGAATGTGGCTAAAGATCACCATTGCCAATGCTGTCATTG GCGCTGACGTGGTGGACTGGCTCTACTCCCGAGTGGAAGGCTTCAAAGACCGGCGGGATGCCAGGAAGTACGCCAGCAGTCTGCTCAAACACGGCTACCTGAGACATACCGTCAACAAGATCACCTTCTCGGAACAGTGCTACTACACCTTCGGGGACCTCTGCCAAA ACATGGCCTCGCTCAATTTGAACGAGGGCTCCGGCAGCGGCGGCTCCGAGCAGGACGCTTCGGCCGCGCTCCCCCCCGCCGGCAACCCCTGGCCCATGGGGGGGCAGCCCTTCCCCTGCCCGCCCTTCCCCTCCGCGCCGCCCTGCTTCCCGCCCGGATACTCGGACCCGTGCCACAGCTTCCACAGCGGGAGCGCGGGCAGCCAGCACAGCGAGG GTAGCCGGAGCAGTGGCTCTAACCCCGGCGCAGGCAAGGAGAAGGCTCACAAGTCCGCGTGCGGCGCGTCGGAGGCGGGAGGGAGGCGCGGCAGCCAAATGAGCCATCACAGCCGGGCCCGGTCCAGCGGCAGCCGCTCGCACGGGAGCCGccccgctgccgccgcccccTCGCCCTTCCCCTGTGCCCGCAGCGAGCCCAGCCAGGCATCCTCCCGCGGCCCCCTGGGCTTGCCGCCGCCCTACTGCCTGGCCCGCCTGGCCCCCAAGGTCGCGCCTCCCGGCAGAGAGCTCTCCAGCTTTCCCCCCGAGCTGACCGCCAGCCGCCAGTCCTTGCAGCACGCCATGGGCAATCCCTGCGAGTTTTTCGTGGACATCATGTGA
- the dvl1a gene encoding segment polarity protein dishevelled homolog DVL-1 isoform X2 produces MAETKIIYHIDEEETPYLVKLAVSPDKVTLADFKNVLSNRPVHSYKFFFKSMDQDFGVVKEEISDDNAKLPCFNGRVVSWLVLAESAHSDGGSQCTESNPELLPPPLERTGGIGDSRPPSFHANAVSSRDGADPETGTESLLSHRRERERERARRRARESQLPRINGHTKSERAARDSAAAYDSPSVESSELESSSFVDSEDDQDASRLSSSTEHSSSSQLMRRHKLRRRRHKVAKMDRSSSFSSITDSTMSLNIITVTLNMEKYNFLGISIVGQSNDRGDGGIYIGSIMKGGAVAADGRIEPGDMLLQVNDVNFENMSNDDAVRILREIVSKTGPISLTVAKCWDPSPRSYFTIPRAEPVRPIDPAAWISHTTALTGPYPHYEFDDLPLSTSKTDMATVVKIMQLADSGLEIRDRMWLKITIANAVIGADVVDWLYSRVEGFKDRRDARKYASSLLKHGYLRHTVNKITFSEQCYYTFGDLCQNMASLNLNEGSGSGGSEQDASAALPPAGNPWPMGGQPFPCPPFPSAPPCFPPGYSDPCHSFHSGSAGSQHSEGSRSSGSNPGAGKEKAHKSACGASEAGGRRGSQMSHHSRARSSGSRSHGSRPAAAAPSPFPCARSEPSQASSRGPLGLPPPYCLARLAPKVAPPGRELSSFPPELTASRQSLQHAMGNPCEFFVDIM; encoded by the exons ATGGCGGAGACCAAAATCATTTATCACATCGACGAGGAGGAGACTCCCTATCTGGTCAAATTGGCGGTTTCTCCGGACAAAGTCACCTTAGCCGATTTCAAAAATGTGCTCAGCAACCGACCCGTGCACAGCTACAAATTCTTCTTCAAATCGATGGACCAGGATTTCGG GGTCGTCAAAGAGGAGATTTCCGACGACAACGCCAAGCTGCCTTGCTTCAACGGCAGGGTGGTGTCCTGG TTGGTGCTGGCGGAGAGCGCTCACTCTGATGGAGGATCCCAGTGCACAGAGAGCAACCCGGAGCTGCTGCCGCCTCCTCTGGAAAGAACTGGCGGCATCGGTGACTCCCGGCCCCCTTCCTTCCA TGCCAACGCGGTGAGCAGTCGCGACGGCGCCGATCCCGAGACGGGCACCGAGTCCCTCCTCAGTCACCGGCGTGAGCGGGAAAGGGAGCGCGCGCGGAGGAGAGCTCGGGAAAGCCAGC TCCCTCGCATCAACGGCCACACCAAATCGGAGCGCGCGGCCAGGGACTCGGCCGCGGCTTACGACAGCCCCTCGGTGGAGAGCAGCGAGCTGGAGTCCAGCTCCTTCGTCGACAGCGAGGATGACCAAGACGCCAGCAG gCTCAGCAGCTCCACAGAGCACAGTAGCTCCTCGCAGCTGATGCGCAGGCACAAGCTCCGCCGGCGCAGGCACAAAGTGGCCAAAATGGACCGG TCTTCATCGTTCAGCAGCATCACCGACTCCACCATGAGCCTCAACATTATCACCGTCACGCTCAACatgg AGAAGTACAACTTTCTGGGCATCAGCATCGTGGGTCAGAGTAACGACCGAGGCGACGGCGGCATCTACATCGGCTCCATCATGAAGGGAGGAGCCGTGGCCGCCGACGGCAGGATCGAACCCGGCGACATGCTCCTGCAG GTGAATGACGTCAACTTTGAGAATATGAGCAACGACGACGCCGTGCGGATTCTGAGAGAGATTGTTTCCAAAACCGG TCCAATCAGTCTAACTGTTGCCAAATGTTGGGACCCCTCCCCTCGAAGCTACTTCACCATCCCTCGAG CTGAGCCGGTGAGACCCATCGACCCCGCTGCCTGGATTTCGCACACCACTGCCCTGACGGGACCGTATCCCCACTATG AGTTTGACGACTTGCCTCTATCGACGAGTAAAACCGACATGGCCACCGTCGTCAAGATTATGCAGTTGGCAGACTCTGGCCTGGAGATCCGGGACAGAATGTGGCTAAAGATCACCATTGCCAATGCTGTCATTG GCGCTGACGTGGTGGACTGGCTCTACTCCCGAGTGGAAGGCTTCAAAGACCGGCGGGATGCCAGGAAGTACGCCAGCAGTCTGCTCAAACACGGCTACCTGAGACATACCGTCAACAAGATCACCTTCTCGGAACAGTGCTACTACACCTTCGGGGACCTCTGCCAAA ACATGGCCTCGCTCAATTTGAACGAGGGCTCCGGCAGCGGCGGCTCCGAGCAGGACGCTTCGGCCGCGCTCCCCCCCGCCGGCAACCCCTGGCCCATGGGGGGGCAGCCCTTCCCCTGCCCGCCCTTCCCCTCCGCGCCGCCCTGCTTCCCGCCCGGATACTCGGACCCGTGCCACAGCTTCCACAGCGGGAGCGCGGGCAGCCAGCACAGCGAGG GTAGCCGGAGCAGTGGCTCTAACCCCGGCGCAGGCAAGGAGAAGGCTCACAAGTCCGCGTGCGGCGCGTCGGAGGCGGGAGGGAGGCGCGGCAGCCAAATGAGCCATCACAGCCGGGCCCGGTCCAGCGGCAGCCGCTCGCACGGGAGCCGccccgctgccgccgcccccTCGCCCTTCCCCTGTGCCCGCAGCGAGCCCAGCCAGGCATCCTCCCGCGGCCCCCTGGGCTTGCCGCCGCCCTACTGCCTGGCCCGCCTGGCCCCCAAGGTCGCGCCTCCCGGCAGAGAGCTCTCCAGCTTTCCCCCCGAGCTGACCGCCAGCCGCCAGTCCTTGCAGCACGCCATGGGCAATCCCTGCGAGTTTTTCGTGGACATCATGTGA